In a single window of the Cherax quadricarinatus isolate ZL_2023a chromosome 88, ASM3850222v1, whole genome shotgun sequence genome:
- the LOC138855290 gene encoding piwi-like protein Siwi isoform X5 has protein sequence MQRLHLQSDVTRRGRGGNERGRRNGGERAAGGRGRGGGRGRGGGHGESFNLLQKMSETRECVVWTRPQHVTDKRGTSGQPIMLRTNYYEVKATLDWVLCMYHVTFTPPEGRTKVKKVLLRQHSHALGNYIFDGNQLYLGHKLQHNPLELASKRPDNQETYTVKIRFVKEVPPSDTQFLQIFSILLRRCYEYLGLTQVGRHYYNSREEVQNQKYRVAIWPGYVSSIRQHETKIMMMTDILHKFLRLDTVYDILRKIKNTQPDSFKFVAGKQLLGMVVMTRYNQRTYRIDDIAWNLTAASMFSCQGQDITYLDYYQKTYQMTIKDPYQPLLMSKPKKKDLRRGQGNIYLIPELCVATGLSEDMRHDYNLMKDFASWTRMPPDKRVTALGKFNTKLFENQQVKAELQQWGLQFSQVLCQVRGRVLPSEVITQGSHTFTYNTSEAEWAKTVKDVAVNAGQKLTNWLLVYPVKLKKEADDLLLGLTKVSRSLRLLITQPKIECVHEDLTQEYVRVLARHGGVQAVVCILPNNRLDRYAALKKYTSVIMGVPSQMVLAKSLQNKTRMLSIISKIAMQINCKLGGEVWNIQIPFQQNTMVVGYDAYHDSVHRGASWGAVVASFNTNLTRYYGQVTRHANHEELTANFCASIQNALCHYKEVNGQLPERLIVYRDGVGEGQLQYVKDTEIAAIKACFKANNFSPRFSFVVVSKRIHTRLFAEGATTGNPINPPPGTVCDDVITLPERYDFYLVSQRVQQGTVTPTSYNILEDINSNLDADRHQRLAYKLTYLYYNWMGPVRVPAPCLYAHKLAYITGQAIHDLPHHNLSATLWYL, from the exons ATGCAGAGGCTACATCTGCAGAGTGACGTAACACGTAGAGGAAGAGGCGGTaatgaaagaggaagaagaaatggTGGTGAAAGAGCAGCGGGAGGTAGAGGTCGAGGAGGAGGTCGAGGACGAGGTGGTGGCCACGGGGAGAGCTTCAACCTGCTACAGAAGATGAGTGAAACAAGAGAGTGTGTGGTGTGGACTCGACCTCAGCACGTCACTGACAAAAGAG GCACCTCGGGTCAACCTATCATGCTGAGAACCAACTATTATGAGGTGAAGGCCACGCTTGACtgggtgttatgtatgtatcacGTCACCTTCACTCCCCCGGAGGGCAGGACCAAGGTGAAGAAGGTGCTGCTCAGACAACACAGTCATGCTCTGGGTAACTACATCTTTGACGGCAACCAGCTCTACCTCGGTCACAAACTACAACACAAT CCTCTGGAGTTGGCGTCGAAGCGGCCAGACAATCAGGAGACCTACACGGTCAAGATCCGTTTTGTGAAGGAGGTTCCCCCGTCAGATACACAGTTCCTGCAG ATATTTTCCATCTTGCTGCGTCGATGTTACGAATACCTGGGACTGACTCAAGTGGGTCGTCACTACTACAACAGCAGGGAGGAGGTACAGAACCAGAAGTACAG gGTAGCCATCTGGCCTGGATACGTCTCTAGCATAAGACAACACGAGACGAAGATTATGATGATGACAGATATACTTCATAAGTTCCTCAGACTTGATACCGTCTACGACATTCTCAGGAAGATCAAGAACACCCAACCAGACAGTTTT aAGTTCGTGGCAGGGAAGCAGCTGCTGGGGATGGTTGTTATGACGCGTTACAACCAGAGGACTTACAGGATCGACGACATTGCCTGGAACCTCACAGCTGCCAGCATGTTCTCCTGCCAAGGACAAGACATTACTTACTTGGATTATTACCAGAAG ACATACCAGATGACCATCAAGGATCCCTACCAGCCGCTGCTCATGTCGAAGCCGAAGAAGAAGGACCTGCGTCGTGGCCAGGGCAACATCTACCTCATCCCTGAGCTGTGTGTGGCCACGGGACTCTCGGAGGACATGCGACACGACTACAACCTCATGAAGGATTTCGCCAGCTGGACGCGCATGCCGCCAGACAAAAGGGTGACGGCGCTCGGGAAATTTAACACAAAGCTCTTCGAGAACCAGCAA GTGAAGGCAGAGTTGCAGCAGTGGGGATTACAGTTCTcacaggtgttgtgtcaggtgaggggtcgcgtcctgccaagtgaggtcatcacccagggctcccacaccttcacctacaacACCTCAGAGGCAGAATGGGCTAAGACCGTGAAAG ACGTTGCTGTGAACGCAGGTCAGAAGTTGACCAACTGGTTGCTGGTGTACCCGGTCAAGCTGAAGAAAGAAGCTGATGACCTCCTCCTGGGACTGACCAAAGTCAGTCGGTCACTCAGGCTACTAATCACACAACCAAAAAT AGAATGTGTGCACGAGGACCTGACGCAGGAGTACGTGAGGGTCCTGGCCAGGCACGGTGGCGTGCAGGCTGTGGTATGTATCCTGCCTAACAACAGGCTGGACAGGTACGCTGCTCTCAAGAAATATACCTCTGTTATCATGGGCGTACCATCCCag ATGGTTCTGGCCAAGAGTCTGCAGAATAAGACGAGAATGCTCAGCATCATCTCTAAGATTGCCATGCAGATCAACTGTAAACtgggaggagaagtatggaacATCCAGATACCCTTCCAG CAGAACACGATGGTGGTTGGGTACGACGCTTACCACGACAGCGTACATCGCGGTGCGTCGTGGGGCGCCGTCGTGGCGTCGTTCAACACCAATCTAACCCGGTACTACGGTCAAGTGACTCGCCATGCCAACCACGAGGAACTGACTGCTAACTTCTGCGCCTCCATCCAGA ACGCGCTGTGTCACTACAAGGAGGTGAACGGGCAGTTGCCGGAAAGACTGATAGTGTACCGTGATGGTGTTGGCGAGGGTCAACTACAGTACGTCAAGGACACAGAGATCGCTGCCATCAAG GCGTGCTTCAAGGCCAACAACTTCTCTCCACGCTTCAGCTTCGTCGTAGTCAGTAAGAGGATACACACCAGACTCTTTGCTGAGGGTGCCACCACTGGTAACCCCATTAATCCGCCTCCTGGCACCGTCTGTGACGACGTTATTACACTCCCAGAGAG GTACGACTTTTACCTCGTGAGTCAGAGAGTACAACAGGGGACAGTCACGCCAACATCATACAACATCCTGGAAGACATCAACTCTAACTTGGACGCTGATAGGCACCAGCGCCTCGCCTACAAGCTCACCTACCTCTACTACAATTGGATG GGTCCTGTGAGGGTACCAGCGCCTTGTCTCTACGCTCACAAGTTAGCATATATCACTGGTCAAGCTATCCACGACCTGCCACACCACAACCTCTCTGCTACCCTGTGGTATCTCTGA
- the LOC138855290 gene encoding piwi-like protein Siwi isoform X4: MAGRASRGRARGRYHQQDQENNLCRPGQDDLEGQMQRLHLQSDVTRRGRGGNERGRRNGGERAAGGRGRGGGRGRGGGHGESFNLLQKMSETRECVVWTRPQHVTDKRGTSGQPIMLRTNYYEVKATLDWVLCMYHVTFTPPEGRTKVKKVLLRQHSHALGNYIFDGNQLYLGHKLQHNPLELASKRPDNQETYTVKIRFVKEVPPSDTQFLQIFSILLRRCYEYLGLTQVGRHYYNSREEVQNQKYRVAIWPGYVSSIRQHETKIMMMTDILHKFLRLDTVYDILRKIKNTQPDSFKFVAGKQLLGMVVMTRYNQRTYRIDDIAWNLTAASMFSCQGQDITYLDYYQKTYQMTIKDPYQPLLMSKPKKKDLRRGQGNIYLIPELCVATGLSEDMRHDYNLMKDFASWTRMPPDKRVTALGKFNTKLFENQQVKAELQQWGLQFSQVLCQVRGRVLPSEVITQGSHTFTYNTSEAEWAKTVKDVAVNAGQKLTNWLLVYPVKLKKEADDLLLGLTKVSRSLRLLITQPKIECVHEDLTQEYVRVLARHGGVQAVVCILPNNRLDRYAALKKYTSVIMGVPSQMVLAKSLQNKTRMLSIISKIAMQINCKLGGEVWNIQIPFQQNTMVVGYDAYHDSVHRGASWGAVVASFNTNLTRYYGQVTRHANHEELTANFCASIQNALCHYKEVNGQLPERLIVYRDGVGEGQLQYVKDTEIAAIKACFKANNFSPRFSFVVVSKRIHTRLFAEGATTGNPINPPPGTVCDDVITLPERYDFYLVSQRVQQGTVTPTSYNILEDINSNLDADRHQRLAYKLTYLYYNWMGPVRVPAPCLYAHKLAYITGQAIHDLPHHNLSATLWYL; this comes from the exons ATGGCAGGCCGAGCATCCAGGGGCAGAGCTAGGGGCCGCTATCATCAACAAGATCAAGAAAATAATTTATGCAGACCTGGCCAG GATGACCTTGAAGGTCAGATGCAGAGGCTACATCTGCAGAGTGACGTAACACGTAGAGGAAGAGGCGGTaatgaaagaggaagaagaaatggTGGTGAAAGAGCAGCGGGAGGTAGAGGTCGAGGAGGAGGTCGAGGACGAGGTGGTGGCCACGGGGAGAGCTTCAACCTGCTACAGAAGATGAGTGAAACAAGAGAGTGTGTGGTGTGGACTCGACCTCAGCACGTCACTGACAAAAGAG GCACCTCGGGTCAACCTATCATGCTGAGAACCAACTATTATGAGGTGAAGGCCACGCTTGACtgggtgttatgtatgtatcacGTCACCTTCACTCCCCCGGAGGGCAGGACCAAGGTGAAGAAGGTGCTGCTCAGACAACACAGTCATGCTCTGGGTAACTACATCTTTGACGGCAACCAGCTCTACCTCGGTCACAAACTACAACACAAT CCTCTGGAGTTGGCGTCGAAGCGGCCAGACAATCAGGAGACCTACACGGTCAAGATCCGTTTTGTGAAGGAGGTTCCCCCGTCAGATACACAGTTCCTGCAG ATATTTTCCATCTTGCTGCGTCGATGTTACGAATACCTGGGACTGACTCAAGTGGGTCGTCACTACTACAACAGCAGGGAGGAGGTACAGAACCAGAAGTACAG gGTAGCCATCTGGCCTGGATACGTCTCTAGCATAAGACAACACGAGACGAAGATTATGATGATGACAGATATACTTCATAAGTTCCTCAGACTTGATACCGTCTACGACATTCTCAGGAAGATCAAGAACACCCAACCAGACAGTTTT aAGTTCGTGGCAGGGAAGCAGCTGCTGGGGATGGTTGTTATGACGCGTTACAACCAGAGGACTTACAGGATCGACGACATTGCCTGGAACCTCACAGCTGCCAGCATGTTCTCCTGCCAAGGACAAGACATTACTTACTTGGATTATTACCAGAAG ACATACCAGATGACCATCAAGGATCCCTACCAGCCGCTGCTCATGTCGAAGCCGAAGAAGAAGGACCTGCGTCGTGGCCAGGGCAACATCTACCTCATCCCTGAGCTGTGTGTGGCCACGGGACTCTCGGAGGACATGCGACACGACTACAACCTCATGAAGGATTTCGCCAGCTGGACGCGCATGCCGCCAGACAAAAGGGTGACGGCGCTCGGGAAATTTAACACAAAGCTCTTCGAGAACCAGCAA GTGAAGGCAGAGTTGCAGCAGTGGGGATTACAGTTCTcacaggtgttgtgtcaggtgaggggtcgcgtcctgccaagtgaggtcatcacccagggctcccacaccttcacctacaacACCTCAGAGGCAGAATGGGCTAAGACCGTGAAAG ACGTTGCTGTGAACGCAGGTCAGAAGTTGACCAACTGGTTGCTGGTGTACCCGGTCAAGCTGAAGAAAGAAGCTGATGACCTCCTCCTGGGACTGACCAAAGTCAGTCGGTCACTCAGGCTACTAATCACACAACCAAAAAT AGAATGTGTGCACGAGGACCTGACGCAGGAGTACGTGAGGGTCCTGGCCAGGCACGGTGGCGTGCAGGCTGTGGTATGTATCCTGCCTAACAACAGGCTGGACAGGTACGCTGCTCTCAAGAAATATACCTCTGTTATCATGGGCGTACCATCCCag ATGGTTCTGGCCAAGAGTCTGCAGAATAAGACGAGAATGCTCAGCATCATCTCTAAGATTGCCATGCAGATCAACTGTAAACtgggaggagaagtatggaacATCCAGATACCCTTCCAG CAGAACACGATGGTGGTTGGGTACGACGCTTACCACGACAGCGTACATCGCGGTGCGTCGTGGGGCGCCGTCGTGGCGTCGTTCAACACCAATCTAACCCGGTACTACGGTCAAGTGACTCGCCATGCCAACCACGAGGAACTGACTGCTAACTTCTGCGCCTCCATCCAGA ACGCGCTGTGTCACTACAAGGAGGTGAACGGGCAGTTGCCGGAAAGACTGATAGTGTACCGTGATGGTGTTGGCGAGGGTCAACTACAGTACGTCAAGGACACAGAGATCGCTGCCATCAAG GCGTGCTTCAAGGCCAACAACTTCTCTCCACGCTTCAGCTTCGTCGTAGTCAGTAAGAGGATACACACCAGACTCTTTGCTGAGGGTGCCACCACTGGTAACCCCATTAATCCGCCTCCTGGCACCGTCTGTGACGACGTTATTACACTCCCAGAGAG GTACGACTTTTACCTCGTGAGTCAGAGAGTACAACAGGGGACAGTCACGCCAACATCATACAACATCCTGGAAGACATCAACTCTAACTTGGACGCTGATAGGCACCAGCGCCTCGCCTACAAGCTCACCTACCTCTACTACAATTGGATG GGTCCTGTGAGGGTACCAGCGCCTTGTCTCTACGCTCACAAGTTAGCATATATCACTGGTCAAGCTATCCACGACCTGCCACACCACAACCTCTCTGCTACCCTGTGGTATCTCTGA